The DNA region CAAATTTGAGGTACACACTTAAAGTTTTTAGTGATCAGTTTGATCAAAAATTAATAAACTCCCCATGCAGAGCTCATTAAAAGCTATCCTAAAAGAACTCTTTATCAACAAATCCTGGGGGCAGAAACCCCAGACCCTCTACTGAGGTCTGACAAAACAAATCTTTGCTGGTATTAGAGAGTAGACTTTCTTTACTTTTCTCCAAGGTGAAGACAAAGTACCTGGGATGGGGGCACCAAATAATTATCTTGTCTAGTGGCTAGAGCCAGCGCCACTTTGTGTTAAGGTACTGTTTACCCTGTCCAGGTTTCATTCCACTATAACAACAGGTTAAAGCCACACTATCACATTTTCCCCTGCATGCTTAGTAGAAATTCTGCAGTTTTTCTGAGCACTGGATTAAAGAAAGCAAACATAATATAGAAATgtcatttctgtctttgtttaccTGCATTTATCTGGACACAGCTCAGCTGTCACAGTAAACGCAAGAGTTTACTGTCATTTTCAGCAcaatactgccacctactggactTTACCTGAACTCCAAGGAAAAGGCAGGGATTTAAGTATTActtaaaaggttttaaaattatgaaaggTTTTACTTGCAGAAAAGGTTGAACTGTCTGGCACAATCATAAATTCATCTTCCTTTTTCCAGGCTTTTAATGGAAGAATGTTCTTGATATTTTCATGTTCCTGCTTCTCAATCTGTTGGATTAAGAATTCTGTTAACATTTGAGGAAAATAAATGGATTTCACAACATTGATTTATAAATTAGATGtcatctgtctctctttctctcaattACGAGATATTGAGACCACCTCtaccaggagcagcagctctagtATCCGACTGTCCAGGAGAGGTGGATGTTTTGCACCCTGGTTTTCCTCAGTGACCGGTGAGTTCACCTGGATTTGTATACAGAGACAAATGTCACACAGCAGGAAGAAGTGCACCATGGCAACACAGTGTAAATAAAGACCAATAAACCAACTCAGAACAGAAATCATTTTAGTGTTATTATAGTGAGGTAATATTATAAACAGCTTGAACAATATAACAACATGGACATTTAAAATACCAACTGCCATCAAGACTCAAACAGTGCAGATAAACAAGTGGGAAATATTGTAACAGTCCAGTGATACTACCCCCTCCCCCAGACTTGACGCTGTAAAAATGCATTTGGGACAAAGGCCATAAGTCTAATAGTGATGAGCAGTGAATGTCTGAGTCAATGCCTGTCTTTTCTACTCCTCTGTTAGCCTTGTTGCACATGTTCAATCaggatttttcccctcttcTCCATCTCTGTCCACCTTTGGATGTGACGTAGGCTCCTGGTTCTCCTCCATGACTGGGTAGACCACTGAGCAGAGCTTTTGGCACAGATGAGTCATTTTACCTGGGTTAAGTTAGAAGAGACCAGTCATTTGTGGTTCATGGTAAATTCATATTCATCCTGACCATTTAACTCTCTCCATGTTTGTGCCATGCtctgtaaaaactgtaaatctACTACATACATGTGTGATTTAGGGGCAGTGCCTATAGATCATGCTATAGATTATATAGCAGAAGCTGTTCAAGTTAGCCCACGTCTGCtgaaatacatttctgtttagcTAGTAAAACCATGTCTGAATTACGCTTGCAGTATTAGCCGGTCGCAAGGGCTAATGTTTCAAGCACATACATGTAACAATTTTCTAATGCTTGACATTTAAcaaataatttgatttattcaaacattttcattaatttttccCTAATCAAACATTTCCTCAAATGGATGAGTGATTATGAAATAATTAGGAAAATCATTTTCCAAATGATGGAAGTTAGTCATTTTGGTCAAATAAAACAGTGTCAGCCTTCCTATTATAGATGCAGTAAAAAGGCACATCTAAACCCCTCCATTTAATAAAACCCCATTTCCAAGAAAAGTTGGGgcaatgtgtaaaatgtaaataaaaaaaagaatgcaatgatttgcttTTCTCATAAATCCACATTgtattcacaatagagcataaacaacattttaagagacattttaccatttcataaaaaaatttaagttaattttaaatttgatggcagcaacacctcAAAAAAGGCGGGACAGAGCCATGTtcaccattgtgtagcatcctctaTTATTTCAACAGACTAAATGCTTTGGAAGTGGGGAGAAcatgctggagttttgggagaggaatgctgtcccattcttgtcaaatttaggattttagctgctcaacagtcctgggttttctttgccaaatgtttcctattgatgaagggtctggactgcagacaggccagttcagcacccagactcttctactgtgaagccatgctgttgtgatggatgtggtaagTGGTTTGCCTTCGCTTAAATAGTCGAGGCCTTCCCTGAGAGAGGTGTTAGCCATTTCTCAAAGTCTAGGATCCTTTATTCGTAGGATGGATCCTCCTGAATCAGGTTGTCAAAGGCAAGGCCAGTCCTCCCTGGCAATTgttaaacacacatttggaacaggctAGCAGGTGTGTGCAATTATTGGAATAGTCGAACCTATATATTTAAGGTGGAAACAGGACGTTTAAAAGTGTACTGAACGCCCAAGGATCTGGCTTCCTCCTGATATTGCACTGTTTTTTGAAGAGAAGGAAAACTGTGTGCACTAcattgtgggtaattcctgtGAGCAGAGGATACATATGTGCGTCAATGGAAATTCTGTCTCTTGAAACATTTGGAGGATCCTCAATGTTAGAACAATCCTCCAATGGCAGTCAGTGATGTaccttttaaaaactgctgttccaggatccttccttggctttgagaaacagcagTTTTCTGGATAGGAACATACGCTGCTCTGAAACCTCTATACTTTTCAAAATTTGTAGTGTCTTTCCAGACATGTAAGCTGCCCATATAGGCAGtaatgcaacctcataccatcagagatgcaggcttttgaactgtgtgctgaaaacaagccggatggtccctctcctctttagtctgcaggacacacaTCCATGGtgtccaaaaagaatttcaccatcatttcatctgaccacagaacagttttccatttagcctcagtccattttcattagctttggcccagagaagacagctgcATTTCCGGATTGTGTTCATATATGGCTTTTTTATTACATGAGTTGTTccacagtttttaaatgcagttttttgcagattggtgaacctctgcccatctttacttagagactctaaaatgctctttatcatacccagtcatgttactgacttgACACCATTTAACCAAATTAGTCGTCAAATACAGCTCCAGCCGTTtatcattagtaccacttattttgtccagccttttgttgccctgtccctacttttgagatttgttgctgccatcaaactcaaaataaGCCAGTATTTTTCATGACATTGTAAAATGTCCGTTTTATGAGAATGAcatttgcaaatcattacatcctgtttttatttacattttactcagtatcacaacttttttggaatagaGGCTGTATAATGAATACAAAGTTGCCTTACCAAGAGTGACATCAAAACACTGTGGCTTTTTTTCCCAGTAGACTCCCAGATAATAAACAGGGACGCCGGTCATCATGATAGCCAGACCGATACCACAGACAACAGGCTCGGAGTAGAGAGAAAAGATGAGCAGGAAGGCCCAGAACAGCAGGTAGATCACTGGCCAAACCAGGCTCACCTGGAGGATGAAAAGACAGATATTCAtgtaaaaaattacaaaattgcACATTGGGTTTAGATGTTCACATTACAGttctacctttttattgattttataaatcaatcatggtcaaaataatttggttttttgaccaaaaaatgtctttgatatcaaattaaaaacagatttcaacaaagtaatgtcaagtaaataaatatatgtaatgaaaaataagtgactgcataaatattcactggttaatccataaacctggctaccattacaccatgaagacaaagaacaACAAGCAACTCAAAAGGGTTATTGAGCAGTATATGTCAGGGGATCAATGCAGAGTAATTCCAAGGCATTGAACATACCCCAGCAACAGTTAAATCCATGTTAAAGAAATGGaggaatgtggcacatgtgtaaatctgccaataTCGGGCTGTCCCCACAAATTGAGTGACCTTGCAaggaggagactagtgagagaggccattgGCCAGGGTACTAaagtattatttattttgaaagggcatatggaaaacaagaaaatggccCGTAAGTTAAcgtaaacttttcaaaataatagcctgagtaagaaaataaatgtctatccatctatccaagTTATTGTAGATGAAGTTGTGGTAAAGAAAGGCTAAAAGAAAcagttataaaaacaaatatcaaCTGCACATCTTTGCAGTTTTCTTGATTTTCATACagtcaaatgccctttcaaaatcaATGATACTTTGGTGCACTGACCAGCCACCAAGACTACCCTGAAGGAGAGACTGCATCCAACTGTTACCcaggtttttcaccagtcaaagctttatgggagagtagcaaagaggaagccactgttgaagaaaactcaggttaaatctggactagagttcaccacaAGGcacatgggagactccatggtcaagaggcaGAAAGTTCAaaggtctgatgagaccaaaatggggctttttggccatcagacgaCAGAATATTTGGAGACACCAAACCCTGCACATCCCCACAGacgcaccatccccactgtaaagcacagtggtggcagcatcatgctgtggggatgtttctcagcagccagccctggaaggcttgaaaaggtagagggtaaaatgaatgtgacaaaatacaggaaaattaTGGAAgacgatcttattcagtctgcaaaagaaccatggcttgggagaagttttattttccatcaagacaaggacccgaagcatacagcaaaagctattcagaaatggtttaaagacaacaaggtgaatgttgacagagttttttttagaggggtcaaaaaagccaaactatattgacAATGACTGATTCTTAAATCAATACAAGGGTAAAGCATCCAAGAGAGTAAACACTGTTTATAGGCACCATAGCTGTCCAATGTGTTTCTTTACCTTGATTGGTCGATACATGTTGGGCTCTTTGATGCGCAGCACAATCTGCCCAGCGACAGTGACGCCGTAGAAGAGGTAGTTGATGAAACCCACATAGTTTATGAGGGTGTAAATGTCACTGGTGCACAACATCAGGAGAGTGGAGATCAACTGTATGTGGTTAGAGAGgagaaatgtttgaatgttgCTGCTGGTGAGAACACAAGATGTATAAAAGTTGAAAGTAAGAAGTTGTGTTCTAGGACTCACAGTAAACAGTAAGGCTGGGATGGGAGTGCAGCGCTTAACATGAATCATAGCCAACAGACGTGGGAGATGACCTTCCCTCGCCCCGGCAAAAAACAGCCTGAGATACAAAGACAACGATGGGTTAGGTCATCAGAGAAGAGCCAGCTGGTACATGATCAAACATGTGCACTCGCCATTGAAAATAGAAGCCTGtaaagtaagaaaataaaaggTGCAAAATGTGCAGCTCTATCAAGTGTGTTGGGACATGTAACTCAAGCAGGACCATCTTGGTAGAGTCCAATATGCTTCTCAAAGAGGAGAGAATATGATTCAGGCAGTGTCCCCTCAATCTCACACTGAGTTTGTTAACACAGAGATGAATAGCTGTGCTTGTTTATTTTACTCCTGTTTATCTTCTTAATTTCACCCTGCTTGCCCTGATTTTCCATGTAAATCAAATGGAAGTAAAAGGCGAAtaattaaaaagggaaaatgctcaacaaaagcaaaaataccATTAATAAAAGCAGCAGCTGAAACTGGACAGAGAAGGAAAGGAGGACAAGACAAGTGTGGAGACATGGGAGACAAACTGACCGCGATGACGTGAAGAGGGAGCCATTGACCCCCCCGAACGTAGAGAGAGCCACAGAGATGGGCATGATCCATGACATTACTCCTAGCAATTTCTCTCCAAATGTCTGGGAGAAATATTAGGAgtagagaaagaaaagaggagcAGACAACAAAACACTTATAATTGCAACTAATCTGGATATTTCTAAGTGAAGTGTTTGAGGGAAACAGATTAAGCATGGCTTGGATAGATGTCATCACTCTAAATGGCTGCTGCAAAGACAAAACTACATATCTAGGTGATAACAGGCTGTGCTAACTAAATGCCTAGTCATGCATTATCAGATTTAAATTATGTAGGGTTGTTTTCTTACCACTGCCACAGCATTGGAGGCCAGGAGCTCCTGTGGGCTCATGGCGGTGACATAGGCCACGTTggcaaacacataaacaaaggTGACCACAGGGATGGAGATGAAGATCGCACGAGGTAAATTCCTAAGAAAACGAAGCAAACAGTTACTTATTGTACGTGAATCCTTTTCTGTGACATTAAGTTTATGTTcccataaaaaacacacaaagtaaaaagaAATCTTATTGTAAATAAGTTCTCGTGAGCATAAATGTAAAGATGTGAATCTTCCACACAGTTGTATAGTTATAATGATGATGTATGGTTGAACAAATTCCCACTCCACACCTGGACTttcctcaaggcacaccagtgtgacTCTGCACACCATCTAGGAACCACAGGTGTCCACTATTAAGtgtttggaatttccccttgtagGACTAACAAAGAAATATCTTATACTATGACTTTAGTTAATATAATTTGACAACCTAGGAGAAGACAGAGCCTCATGCCCTCATGCCatttagcactgatgataaatgattttgagatttaaaaaagtaaaaatggtaagtttaaagactcagaacctgagattaaaattttaacttatgagctaaaaaggcatttaaagtcaaaatcatgtttttaaaaggcaaatatataagaaagaaagattttattgtgatttttattggtcaaaatgtgataaaattagaaatcataagttttaaaagatcaaaatatgagataaatttccaaatcattggtttaaaatgttaatagttgaggaaaaaaatagattttgagTTTAACAGgtaaaatattacttaaaatttagaattgAGTATACAAAAgaccaaattatgagataaaagtcaaggCAAGGAGCTCAAAATGTAAAAACGCAAGaaaaaaaaccataaaaatcgtgagtttaaaaaggtcaaaatattactcaagaatttaaaattgaggatcttgcagataaaaaaataagattaaagttcaaaaatgtgaattgaaaaggtcaaaacatgaaataaaagctCAAAACCTTAGCTTTGCGTGATAACTGTGAGatccaaaatcaagaaaatgaaattaaaaacagaaatatattttcccacattcctgactttttatctaattattttatttttttcttatttttatgacagaacaaggatattttaaatcatcggGGTTAGGCTGACAtgtttaaactggaggaaatctgcagatctcaaaccagtgggccagttagcctataataaaaatatgttatgacCTGgcgggccaggtataactgtaccacggccAGATtgggcccccgggccttgagtttgacacccctgctttgtGGTTAACAATTTCTTCAGAAATTGTAAGGGAATTCATGTGGATTTTTGAATGGAAAATGTCCAGGAAATCCCGTTTTTTTTAGTGCTTGGGATTAACaagtccttgtggtccatcTGCATGACACTGGTGCATGTCATTACTAAGGGAGCCACAAGAGGGGGTCAGAGTGCCAGTAAGCATTACTGTAATGCACTGACTATTCATTATTGTCTCTGACATAAATATGCTGTTTGTTTAATAAACGTGTGATGACTGCAGAAGCTAAATGAAGCTGTGTGATTCTGAATCTGATTACCAGAGGTACAAGGTCTCAGACAGAAGCCATTCCTTTCAGAGaagcctgtttttattttttggcaagATCCAAAAGATAACCAAATAAAGTAATTTTGCTGCAGAATATTTTCATACCACCATCCATTTAACAAACCACagatttcaaagtgaaaaaaaaaatgctaagaAATATGGTTGGCTTTAATTTACCTCCTGTAGGGGTGTCTGAAAACCTTTTCTGGGAGTCtgtcttttaccatttttatctctaattgtatttatttatggtgCTGTACTCCCCTTTGTCAGTGCCGCTGTGTTACCTGTAAGGATCAACCAACTCCTCTGTGACGTAGTTGAGGAAGTTCCAGCCCCCATAAGCGAAGGAGCCTTGTAGGAAAGACAGAGCGATCAGACCAACTTCATAGTCCCTGAAGGTCTCAAAGGCGTGGACGGGCTCCAACCAGTAATAGTGGCCTGTAAACCAAAAAGCAAGGATATGTTTCATTAAAAACTATGCCTTAATGTCAGCTTTTTATCAACTGGCTGGCATTTTGTCTTTAGTATCTAGGTTTttataatcaaaataaaatagaaatagtaTTTAATCAGCTGAAATAATTGTACTTGATTCAATTGCTGTGCACATGTAAGTCCCTGTTTATTTGAACTGGAATGAAACCCAGTAACTCCTCTCATGACCtcagaaaaaagtcaggaaataGTTcctaaaataaccaaaaacaaAGGCCTGAGTCAGATGAAGATGTTCTCTGTGCTCATGTCAGGATTATATGCATGACTTGGTGCTGTGACTCTAAAATCACATGAGAAATAAAAGAGGGCTTCATTGTAATAACAGCTAAAGCCAGTTTCTGTTTACACATCATGCAGACAGTAACTTTCAAACTGATACAGGAAAATGGAGGATACATGATATGAAGGAGCAAACATTACCCTTGCATATTTGGACGACACCCATGATGATGATAAGGCCCAGGGCTAAAAGCTTTCCTGCAGTGAAAACATCTTGGACACATGTCGCCCAACGCACACTGTAGCAGTTCACCCACGTCAGCAGCACTAAAAGAAAAGTAAGGGATTTTTTTATGTGGGCTGATATTCCAACAAGTGAAATATTAATATGAGAGCTCAATCTCAAGCAATTTGAGTGCATTCGGAAGTGCCAACAATTTTTCTCACATCAAATTTAGCTTTTTGAaagagacaacactgtaaatgacATGTTATCGTCACTTGAGTAGAAATCTCTCATTCTAGCTTGGTTTTAGCTTAGCTTGATTTTTCCTTAGATGAAGCtcacagacccaaacagctgttctgATACACTGAGGCAGAAGAACATATAGCCAGTAGCCAAAACTCAAACTGCAAAATGCcaaacagaggctttctggatgaaaaataaaactcttcaAAGATTtctgagccagcattgtttctTGGCCCTTTTTAACCTTGAACTCACTAAATTACACAGAGCAGCTTTAACCGTCTGTGGCGCcatatagcctagcttctctaAGCTCATCCTATATGAAGGTGCAAggcacactgaaatctctgaaGGACAATGGCACCACTATATATACAAagcaacttcaaaaatacagaaaaatcccTTTTAGCTTTGAAATGCCTCTATGCACAATGCagaaattacattttcattctctgatttaaaaagaagGCATGAAAAACTAGTGTCAAAAAGAATGGCAGCTTCAGAAATGGGGGCAACCTGCAGGAAATACCAAATTTGGTAAAGAATATACTTGAACTATATCAACCCTAGTCTTACAAACGTATAAAACTGTGGAGACGTAGAGCAAGAACACGAAATAAAGCACGCCATCCCTGAAATAAAACCGCTGTGCTGCTTCATAAGCCATATCTGTAAATGCACAAACCTTAATCGATACACCAACAGCCATTTAAACTTAGGTTTTACTGAATGACTCACGCAGGCAGACAGCAGCCAGCAGGCGCAGGCTGCTCTCAGGGGGGAGGCAGGAGGGGAAGAGGGGCTGCAAGATGTAGTTGGAGAAGGTGAGAGCGATCACAGCCTGGTTAGTCGGGTAGATAACCAACAGTGCAATCCACAGCCGCAGAAATCTAAAGGAAAACAAAGAGGTGGTTAATGAGCCGTGAAACAGACCGGTGTCTCACATTCTCAGAACAACAGTGTTATAGAATACCAGCCATTATTATAGATAAATGTAATAGGAAAACAAAGCCTAATAAGCACATTAGCTGAGAGCATTATAGGGAAGCACTAGAGCGTTGTTTAAAGACAAGAGGAATGACTAAGTGGGTCAGCGACATCACTAGATGCTCTTAATGTACAAAAATGCATTAAGAGAGGCTTTAATCACACAGAAAGTATAGTGGTGGAGGAGCAGAGAGGGGCGGAGGTTTGCTGAAAATTCTCATCAATTACTAAAGGCTTGTAACAACCTTATTATGTGCATTTTTAGAGCGCTTTCATGCATCATTTGGCACAATACTGCAGCAAGAACAATGGACTGGAACAAAGCTTTTTCATACAGAAACCCGTGTGATTTCTATAAGCCTCACTGTGGATAATCATGTCATTTTTGGCGTGCTTCAAAAGGATTCTGACtcaggtttgtgtttgtgggAAAGAAATGCAACGCTGGTCAACCTGCAACTAAACTACCTTCAATATTTTGAAGTTAATATCTACTTTAACCACATAAGGCATTTTCTGTGAAATCCTGTAGTTCTGCTACCTGATATCCAGCTAcaagtgcatctaaaaaatcAGAACATGAAAAAGTTCTTTCTAATACAGAAATGCCAGCCTGCTGGGAAATCATGTTCATTCAAGATTCAGTATTTGGTTGAGGTTCCTTTTACTTTAATCACTGCATCAATGTGAATtagcatggaggcaatcagcctgtgtcactgaggtgttatgaagcccaggttgctctgccTTCAGCTCACCTGTATTGTTAAGTCtggtgtctcatcttcctcttgacattttctAGGAGATTCTCTACAAGCTTCAGGTCAGGTCGGTTGGCTAGCCAATCAAACACAATAACACCATGGTCAACAAACCAGTTTGTGGTAGTTCTGGTTTTACTGTGGACCGGtttcctgctggaaaaggaaatcagtatctccataaagcttctcagcagatggaagcatgaggTGCTCTAGAATCTCCTGGCAGATGGCTCAtagcattgactctggacttgacaAAGCACaatggaccaacagcagcagatgacatggcccCCCAACACCATttctgactgtggaaactgaaaacaccggacttcaagcaccttcaATTCTTTGCCTTGAGCCATTAGCCAGAGTAATAAAAGTTTctaatgtttttgagttttggtgAAAGTAACGACTTCTCACATATCCTAGCCACATGAGTGTAAATTGAAGATCCTGATGTTAGTTGTTGAGGTCTAACCACATGGTGCGCCATCTTTTCAGAACAAAACTGTTAGCCTCTAAGGCTAACAAAGTTTGCTAGCTTCTAAGCTAAAAAATGCTATGCAAGTGCCATTTAGTTATGCTAAATGTGTTAGCcttgacattttttcatctgaaaatagCAGCTGTTTGATATAATACATCTAATAAGCTGAAATCTCTTTAAGAATCCTTCTGAAGTTGTTGCAAAACAAACCCAATTACAGCTGCTTCTCAGAGGCGGTGATGCCTCTCTGTGGTTCTGGAGTGGCTTGACACCAGGAACACAACATTTGAGGCCATAtcctggacccatctgtgtATTGTGACTCTTGATGCACTGGCTCAATCTTAATCTCCTCCTTAAACCCTGAACCCTTAAGGACTTAACTGAATGCACCTGGAAAGTGATCAAGTGTGTGAGGCTGCAAGTGCTAAAAGTGGAATGAATAGGAATTGTACAGCCCTTTGTGTTTCTCGTTGACAGCATGGCGTCATATTACCGAAGATTGCAACATTGGGAATGTTAATTTATTGAACAAGCAAGACAAGTGTGCCTCGCCCATAGACCTGTTTCCACAGTGGATGAAGGCTGTTTGATATAATATAACCAGAGgaaaacttattttttgcagtgtcaACACTGATTGCACCCtccatgtttttagtttacCGTACACTTCACTTTTACAGTGTTCACTACCAGGCTTTGCCAGGGAATCCCCGTCAGTGGTCGCAATCCCatgaactatgggtaattccTTCATGCCAAGTCTGCAGATATGCCCACTCATGAGAAGGGCTCAAAAAGTCTGTGAAAGATCCCTCATGCACTTTACAACCTGCCAGTGTGACAGCCCTAGGCCCTTACGGACTTAGTGGGAACGTGCCTCAAAGTCACTGAGTGTGGCCACTGACTCCAGCATCAGTCTACCCCCTGTGAACCTCACCCAAGTTCTTGAATTGGCTTTGTGTGACAACCGCCTAAAGGTTTGTCTCATTCCTGTCGTTTGTGCATCTTTTCTTACCACACCTTTCCCTTCCAGTTAAACTAttaatatgctttgatacagcctctgagaacagcctgcccttctGTTGCTTACCCTCATTGTTAAGGGTGTCATTGATTGTCTTTTGGACAACTGtcgagtcagcagtcttccctgagactgtggttgtgtgaactcaACAAAAGAGAGAATGAAGGCCCCTGAAACTTTTGCAAAGTggatttttccacaatattctgaTATTCTGAGTTGCACCTGTACATGTGTGCACTATCAGGCCAGGTCTACATGCATAAGAACCTCAACTTCCTGGGTTAGTATACCATACATACTTGGGCATTTTAGTGGTTCTGAATGAGCATGTATTCACCAATTCAAACTGTTGGACATGGACATAAACAAAGCCTGAATTCCCTTAAATCTTCGCCTGATAATATCTTCCTAACTCACCCAGCCAGACCTCCAAAGATGTCCTTCACATACGAGTAGTCTCCTCCTGACTTTGGGATAGTGACGCCCAACTCTGCATAGCAGAGGGCTCCAATGGCTGTGATAGCTCCTGTAGTTACCCAGACAATGATGGCTACACCCACTGAGCTGGCATTCCCCAGGACCCCCTTTGGACTCACAAAAATCCCCGATCCAATGATGTTGCCTGGGGAATAAAGGACACAGCAGATGAGGACAAGTCAGAAAATAACTTcttaaaagctcataaaataaTGGAAGTGATGACGTTTGGCTTATTCACAGGAGgctaaaaacagcttgaaaaCAAGCTCAAAGTACAAACACAGGAAGAGATCGAATTTCTTCATACAAACTGTCCTGTTTCCTGTGgtgtttgtgtttacagttTCTCCAAACAAAATTAACTCAACTTTGCGTGGGTTTGTTGGTCAGCCCCTGTGGGAAATCTTGTTTGAAATCTTCCCGCACTATTTCAAGGCGAGTAAAACTGAACGTAGCCACAACTGAGCTGTTCGCTGTGATATCGGACAAGTGtgtaaatgcttttatttgcagcagactttgtaaaagaaaacagaaaagacatCTGATTTGTCTTTTAATGCCTGAGGAGATGACAGAATGAGTTCACATGCTGTGCCTGCTGGGACCAGCAGGAAACAATAAATCAAGTTCAGAGATAAATACAGTTTGTTTCTTGGGTGAAAGCATCAACATTGAAGAAATGACGGGCTGggtaaatgtgggaaaagagaAGAGTTTATCAAACTGACTACTGACggaagtttaaaagaaaaacactgaaccTGTGATGGCAACACTTGTCAATTACTGGTTGTACAAAGTAATAAGCTAGCA from Cheilinus undulatus linkage group 13, ASM1832078v1, whole genome shotgun sequence includes:
- the slc7a8b gene encoding large neutral amino acids transporter small subunit 2, with the protein product MTKVPRKRSSTSGGGGQPEPSDPQSGEGKDAGDSGVALKKQIGLVSACGIIIGNIIGSGIFVSPKGVLGNASSVGVAIIVWVTTGAITAIGALCYAELGVTIPKSGGDYSYVKDIFGGLAGFLRLWIALLVIYPTNQAVIALTFSNYILQPLFPSCLPPESSLRLLAAVCLLLLTWVNCYSVRWATCVQDVFTAGKLLALGLIIIMGVVQICKGHYYWLEPVHAFETFRDYEVGLIALSFLQGSFAYGGWNFLNYVTEELVDPYRNLPRAIFISIPVVTFVYVFANVAYVTAMSPQELLASNAVAVTFGEKLLGVMSWIMPISVALSTFGGVNGSLFTSSRLFFAGAREGHLPRLLAMIHVKRCTPIPALLFTLISTLLMLCTSDIYTLINYVGFINYLFYGVTVAGQIVLRIKEPNMYRPIKVSLVWPVIYLLFWAFLLIFSLYSEPVVCGIGLAIMMTGVPVYYLGVYWEKKPQCFDVTLGKMTHLCQKLCSVVYPVMEENQEPTSHPKVDRDGEEGKNPD